The following are encoded together in the Thunnus thynnus chromosome 15, fThuThy2.1, whole genome shotgun sequence genome:
- the LOC137198775 gene encoding phosphatidylinositol 4-phosphate 5-kinase type-1 alpha-like isoform X2, whose translation MATAAEEPPGLQGHTGNSTGTRKNVSPESPGTSTSQTMKKTIGHRGIDPTGETTYKKTTSSALKGAIQLGITHTVGSLSQKPERDVLLQDFEVVESIFFPSEGSNLTPAHHYGDFRFKTYAPIAFRYFREMFAIRPDDYMYSLCNESLIELSNSGASGSLFYVSSDDEYIIKTVQHKEAEFLQKLLPGYFMNLNQNKRTSLPKFYGLYCVQAAGKNIRIVVMNNLLPSAVRMHLKFDLKGSTYKRQASAKERDKAVPTYKDLDFMQVMPDGLLLEGDKYNAVCKTIQRDCLLLQSFKIMDYSLLVGIHNLDLACREKAGEEAVAGAADQRRPQGQKSLYSTAIESIQAEAGSMGPLDTGDQTGGIPARNSRGERLLVYIGIIDILQSYRLVKKLEHSWKALIHDGDTVSVHRPSFYAERFQKFMCTTVFRKISLKTSPSKKRRSMAHGPSKKAGSAGPSLSAATSSNNQHPALQSQVNSETKEDSEGDNVMQSGRPDLLPTTLPLSNTAETAVSTSLGNSELAPTSQSPPHSLDLNNTHSKDQEPGAPKRAQFGTLEESIGSEDVISLSDIVPNASKCSV comes from the exons ATGGCCACAGCTGCAGAGGAGCCTCCAGGGCTGCAGGGCCACACTGGAA aTTCAACTGGAACTCGGAAAAATGTTTCTCCAGAG AGTCCAGGCACTAGCACCTCTcaaaccatgaaaaaaacaatcgGCCATCGTGGAATCGATCCCACTGGGGAGACCACGTACAAGAAG ACAACCTCCTCGGCCCTGAAAGGTGCTATCCAGTTAGGCATCACTCACACGGTGGGCAGCTTAAGTCAGAAACCTGAGAGAGATGTGCTGCTGCAGGACTTTGAAGTGGTGGAAAGCATCTTTTTCCCCAG TGAGGGCAGCAACTTGACACCAGCACACCATTATGGAGACTTCAGGTTCAAGACGTACGCCCCAATTGCCTTCCGCTACTTCAGGGAGATGTTTGCCATCCGGCCTGATGACTACATG TATTCTCTGTGTAATGAATCGCTGATCGAGCTGTCAAACTCTGGAGCCAGCGGGTCTCTCTTCTACGTCTCCAGCGATGATGAATACATCATTAAGACTGTGCAGCACAAAGAGGCAGAATTTCTGCAGAAACTGCTTCCAGGATACTTCATG aACCTGAACCAGAACAAGCGGACCTCATTACCAAAGTTTTATGGACTCTACTGTGTCCAGGCAGCGGGTAAAAACATCCGTATTGTAGTCATGAACAATCTGCTCCCAAGCGCTGTGCGAATGCATTTAAAGTTTGATCTAAAGGGCTCCACCTATAAGCGCCAGGCCTCAGctaaagagagagacaaggcCGTACCCACGTACAAGGACCTGGATTTCATGCAGGTTATGCCTGATGGGCTGTTACTGGAGGGGGACAAGTACAATGCTGTTTGCAAGACCATCCAGAGAGACTGCCTG CTCTTGCAGAGTTTCAAGATTATGGACTACAGCCTTCTGGTGGGAATTCACAACTTAGACCTGGCCTGTCGAGAGAAGGCCGGCGAGGAGGCGGTGGCAGGGGCTGCGGACCAGAGGAGGCCACAAGGCCAGAAGTCCTTGTACAGTACTGCTATAGAGTCCATCCAGGCAGAGGCGGGGAGCATGGGACCACTGGACACAGGGGACCA AACGGGAGGAATTCCAGCACGAAACTCAAGAGGAGAGAGGCTGCTGGTGTACATCGGCATTATTGACATCCTACAGTCTTATAG ATTAGTCAAGAAGCTTGAACACTCATGGAAAGCCCTCATTCACGATGGG gATACTGTTTCAGTACACAGACCGAGCTTCTATGCAGAACGATTTCAAAAGTTCATGTGCACTACGGTCTTCAGGAAGATCTCAT TAAAGACCTCCCCATCTAAGAAGCGCCGTTCAATGGCCCATGGTCCGTCAAAAAAGGCAGGCAGCGCTGGGCCTTCTCTGTCAGCAGCAACCAGCAGCAATAACCAGCATCCTGCACTCCAAAGTCAAGTCAACTCCGAGACCAAAGAAGACAGTGAGGGAGACAATG TCATGCAGTCAGGTCGTCCTGACCTCCTCCCAACGACCTTGCCACTGAGCAACACAGCTGAAACCGCTGTCTCCACCTCCTTGGGAAACTCAGAACTTGCTCCCACAAGTCAGTCTCCGCCTCACTCTCTGGATTTGAATAACACACATAGCAAAGACCAGGAGCCTGGCGCCCCCAAGAG AGCTCAGTTTGGGACCCTTGAAGAAAGCATCGGTAGTGAGGATGTAATCTCACTCAGTGACATTGTTCCTAATGCAAGCAAATGTTCT GTGTAG
- the LOC137198775 gene encoding phosphatidylinositol 4-phosphate 5-kinase type-1 alpha-like isoform X1 yields the protein MATAAEEPPGLQGHTGNLQSQFWRRLSSLRDSTGTRKNVSPESPGTSTSQTMKKTIGHRGIDPTGETTYKKTTSSALKGAIQLGITHTVGSLSQKPERDVLLQDFEVVESIFFPSEGSNLTPAHHYGDFRFKTYAPIAFRYFREMFAIRPDDYMYSLCNESLIELSNSGASGSLFYVSSDDEYIIKTVQHKEAEFLQKLLPGYFMNLNQNKRTSLPKFYGLYCVQAAGKNIRIVVMNNLLPSAVRMHLKFDLKGSTYKRQASAKERDKAVPTYKDLDFMQVMPDGLLLEGDKYNAVCKTIQRDCLLLQSFKIMDYSLLVGIHNLDLACREKAGEEAVAGAADQRRPQGQKSLYSTAIESIQAEAGSMGPLDTGDQTGGIPARNSRGERLLVYIGIIDILQSYRLVKKLEHSWKALIHDGDTVSVHRPSFYAERFQKFMCTTVFRKISLKTSPSKKRRSMAHGPSKKAGSAGPSLSAATSSNNQHPALQSQVNSETKEDSEGDNVMQSGRPDLLPTTLPLSNTAETAVSTSLGNSELAPTSQSPPHSLDLNNTHSKDQEPGAPKRAQFGTLEESIGSEDVISLSDIVPNASKCSV from the exons ATGGCCACAGCTGCAGAGGAGCCTCCAGGGCTGCAGGGCCACACTGGAA ACCTGCAGAGTCAGTTCTGGAGGAGACTGTCTTCTCTCAGAG aTTCAACTGGAACTCGGAAAAATGTTTCTCCAGAG AGTCCAGGCACTAGCACCTCTcaaaccatgaaaaaaacaatcgGCCATCGTGGAATCGATCCCACTGGGGAGACCACGTACAAGAAG ACAACCTCCTCGGCCCTGAAAGGTGCTATCCAGTTAGGCATCACTCACACGGTGGGCAGCTTAAGTCAGAAACCTGAGAGAGATGTGCTGCTGCAGGACTTTGAAGTGGTGGAAAGCATCTTTTTCCCCAG TGAGGGCAGCAACTTGACACCAGCACACCATTATGGAGACTTCAGGTTCAAGACGTACGCCCCAATTGCCTTCCGCTACTTCAGGGAGATGTTTGCCATCCGGCCTGATGACTACATG TATTCTCTGTGTAATGAATCGCTGATCGAGCTGTCAAACTCTGGAGCCAGCGGGTCTCTCTTCTACGTCTCCAGCGATGATGAATACATCATTAAGACTGTGCAGCACAAAGAGGCAGAATTTCTGCAGAAACTGCTTCCAGGATACTTCATG aACCTGAACCAGAACAAGCGGACCTCATTACCAAAGTTTTATGGACTCTACTGTGTCCAGGCAGCGGGTAAAAACATCCGTATTGTAGTCATGAACAATCTGCTCCCAAGCGCTGTGCGAATGCATTTAAAGTTTGATCTAAAGGGCTCCACCTATAAGCGCCAGGCCTCAGctaaagagagagacaaggcCGTACCCACGTACAAGGACCTGGATTTCATGCAGGTTATGCCTGATGGGCTGTTACTGGAGGGGGACAAGTACAATGCTGTTTGCAAGACCATCCAGAGAGACTGCCTG CTCTTGCAGAGTTTCAAGATTATGGACTACAGCCTTCTGGTGGGAATTCACAACTTAGACCTGGCCTGTCGAGAGAAGGCCGGCGAGGAGGCGGTGGCAGGGGCTGCGGACCAGAGGAGGCCACAAGGCCAGAAGTCCTTGTACAGTACTGCTATAGAGTCCATCCAGGCAGAGGCGGGGAGCATGGGACCACTGGACACAGGGGACCA AACGGGAGGAATTCCAGCACGAAACTCAAGAGGAGAGAGGCTGCTGGTGTACATCGGCATTATTGACATCCTACAGTCTTATAG ATTAGTCAAGAAGCTTGAACACTCATGGAAAGCCCTCATTCACGATGGG gATACTGTTTCAGTACACAGACCGAGCTTCTATGCAGAACGATTTCAAAAGTTCATGTGCACTACGGTCTTCAGGAAGATCTCAT TAAAGACCTCCCCATCTAAGAAGCGCCGTTCAATGGCCCATGGTCCGTCAAAAAAGGCAGGCAGCGCTGGGCCTTCTCTGTCAGCAGCAACCAGCAGCAATAACCAGCATCCTGCACTCCAAAGTCAAGTCAACTCCGAGACCAAAGAAGACAGTGAGGGAGACAATG TCATGCAGTCAGGTCGTCCTGACCTCCTCCCAACGACCTTGCCACTGAGCAACACAGCTGAAACCGCTGTCTCCACCTCCTTGGGAAACTCAGAACTTGCTCCCACAAGTCAGTCTCCGCCTCACTCTCTGGATTTGAATAACACACATAGCAAAGACCAGGAGCCTGGCGCCCCCAAGAG AGCTCAGTTTGGGACCCTTGAAGAAAGCATCGGTAGTGAGGATGTAATCTCACTCAGTGACATTGTTCCTAATGCAAGCAAATGTTCT GTGTAG
- the ecm1a gene encoding extracellular matrix protein 1: MFLIGGFAGFWIIALMTLHSANLGETQRNSLNEPDVPFPPARPTAQNLAAICHQGHGRPRYPASFFPGSGASHFRRRGNAINRLESWYSLCCSGQVAQQSNQILCCAQQAWKQALSQFCGEEYATMTLAYECCQDKGEARWTCFDSELPNPNYNPTPGYTAPQIPQEPGFTFNANAC, from the exons ATGTTTTTGATTGGAGGCTTTGCAGGATTTTGGATAATTGCACTGATGACTCTTCACAGTGCAAATTTGGGAG AGACCCAAAGAAACTCTCTCAATGAGCCAGACGTCCCTTTCCCGCCTGCCCGTCCCACTGCTCAGAATCTTGCTGCCATTTGCCATCAGGGTCACGGTCGCCCCAGATACCCGGCCAGCTTCTTCCCGGGCTCCGGTGCCAGCCACTTCCGCCGTCGTGGAAACGCCATCAACCGGCTGGAGTCGTGGTAcagtttgtgctgcagtggacAGGTAGCACAGCAGAGCAACCAGATCCTCTGCTGCGCCCAACAAGCT TGGAAACAAGCTCTGTCCCAGTTCTGTGGGGAGGAATATGCCACCATGACTCTTGCATATGAGTGCTGTCAGGACAAAGGAGAGGCGCGGTGGACGTGCTTCGACAGCGAGCTGCCAAACCCCAACTACAACCCAACACCGGGCTACACTGCACCCCAAATCCCCCAGGAGCCAGGATTCACCTTCAATGCAAATGCTTGTTAA